Proteins encoded within one genomic window of Empedobacter falsenii:
- a CDS encoding polyribonucleotide nucleotidyltransferase yields the protein MIPQAITEKITLSDGREITIETGKLAKQADGSVVVRMGDTMLLATVVANKEANPGVDFLPLTVDYREKFYAAGRIPGNFFRREAKPSDDEVLTMRLVDRVLRPMFPEDFHAEVQVMISLISYDKNVMPEALAGLAASAAIAITDIPFTLISEARVIRLNGELMINPSKEQLDQADIDIMVGASKDSVVMVEGEMSEISEREMLDAIEFAHAEIKKQIEAQESLAAKVGKSLPKREYSHETHDEEIREKVWAYGYDKFYDIAKHPSDKHERGDKFAQVEADFLAQYEGDEEELARVAPFAHIYFHDVQKEAVRQLILNEGIRLDGRDPKTIRPIWTEVDYLPSTHGSAIFTRGETQALATVTLGSSKDANMVDGVVTNFDEKFFLHYNFPPFSTGEARPLRGTSRREVGHGNLAQRALAQMLPDDCPYTVRIVSEVLESNGSSSMATVCAGTLAIMDSGLQMKKPVSGIAMGLITDTKSGKFTVLSDILGDEDHLGDMDFKVTGTADGITACQMDIKVQGLSMEIMETALLQAKEGREHILGKLLETLPAPRPQLKPNAPKVVVIEIPKEFIGAVIGPGGKVIQEMQKETETVIAITELDTTGRVEINGVIQENIDRVVERIKQIAFVPEVGETYHSVVKSIKPFGAFVEIAKGVEGLVHISELEHRRLEKVEDSVNIGDKIDVKFLGYDDKKKMKLSRKALLPKPERTEKPAKPAEKKEDKPQDNKEA from the coding sequence ATGATTCCACAGGCGATCACAGAAAAAATTACTCTTTCAGACGGAAGAGAAATTACAATCGAAACAGGGAAATTAGCAAAACAAGCTGACGGATCTGTGGTTGTACGCATGGGCGACACCATGTTATTAGCTACAGTTGTAGCAAACAAAGAAGCAAATCCAGGTGTAGATTTTTTACCTTTAACAGTAGATTATAGAGAAAAATTTTACGCTGCAGGACGCATCCCAGGGAATTTCTTCAGAAGAGAAGCAAAACCATCAGACGATGAAGTATTAACAATGCGTCTTGTAGACCGTGTTTTACGTCCAATGTTTCCAGAAGACTTCCATGCTGAGGTTCAGGTCATGATCTCACTTATTTCTTACGACAAAAATGTAATGCCAGAAGCTTTAGCTGGTTTAGCTGCATCAGCAGCCATTGCAATTACAGATATTCCTTTCACATTAATTTCAGAAGCTCGCGTTATTCGTTTGAATGGTGAGTTAATGATTAATCCTTCAAAAGAGCAATTAGATCAAGCTGATATCGACATTATGGTTGGTGCTTCTAAAGATTCTGTTGTTATGGTAGAAGGGGAGATGAGCGAAATTTCTGAGCGTGAAATGTTAGACGCAATTGAATTTGCTCATGCTGAAATTAAAAAACAAATTGAAGCACAAGAAAGTTTAGCAGCGAAAGTAGGTAAATCTTTACCAAAACGTGAATATAGCCACGAAACACACGATGAAGAAATTCGCGAAAAAGTGTGGGCTTATGGATATGATAAATTTTATGATATCGCTAAACATCCATCTGATAAACACGAAAGAGGTGATAAATTTGCTCAAGTTGAAGCAGATTTCTTAGCTCAATACGAAGGAGATGAAGAAGAGTTAGCTCGTGTAGCTCCTTTTGCTCACATTTACTTCCACGATGTACAAAAAGAAGCTGTACGTCAATTAATCTTAAACGAAGGAATTCGTTTAGATGGTCGTGATCCAAAAACGATTCGTCCAATTTGGACAGAAGTTGATTATTTACCATCAACTCACGGTTCTGCAATTTTCACACGTGGAGAAACTCAAGCATTAGCTACAGTAACTTTAGGTTCTTCTAAAGATGCTAATATGGTTGATGGAGTTGTAACAAACTTCGACGAAAAATTCTTTTTACACTATAATTTCCCACCATTCTCAACAGGTGAAGCTCGTCCATTAAGAGGAACTTCTCGTCGTGAAGTTGGTCACGGAAACTTAGCACAACGTGCTTTAGCGCAAATGTTACCAGACGATTGTCCTTATACAGTTCGTATCGTTTCTGAAGTATTAGAATCTAACGGTTCTTCTTCTATGGCAACAGTTTGTGCAGGAACATTAGCAATTATGGATTCAGGTTTACAAATGAAAAAACCAGTTTCAGGTATTGCAATGGGATTAATCACAGATACTAAATCAGGGAAATTTACAGTATTGTCTGATATCTTAGGAGACGAAGATCACTTAGGAGATATGGACTTTAAAGTAACAGGAACTGCAGATGGTATCACAGCTTGTCAAATGGATATTAAAGTACAAGGTTTATCTATGGAAATCATGGAAACAGCTTTGTTGCAAGCAAAAGAAGGTCGTGAGCATATTTTAGGTAAATTGTTAGAAACTTTACCAGCGCCTCGTCCACAATTGAAACCAAATGCACCAAAAGTTGTTGTAATCGAAATTCCTAAAGAATTCATTGGAGCAGTAATCGGACCTGGAGGAAAAGTAATTCAAGAAATGCAAAAAGAAACTGAAACAGTTATTGCAATTACTGAGTTAGATACGACAGGACGTGTAGAAATCAATGGTGTGATTCAAGAAAACATCGATCGCGTTGTAGAAAGAATCAAACAAATTGCTTTCGTTCCAGAAGTTGGAGAAACATATCATTCAGTTGTAAAATCTATCAAACCATTTGGAGCGTTTGTAGAAATTGCTAAAGGTGTTGAAGGTTTAGTTCATATTTCTGAATTAGAGCACAGACGTCTTGAAAAAGTTGAGGATTCTGTAAACATCGGTGATAAAATTGATGTTAAATTCTTAGGTTACGATGATAAAAAGAAAATGAAATTATCTCGTAAAGCTTTATTGCCAAAACCAGAGAGAACAGAAAAACCTGCTAAACCAGCAGAGAAAAAAGAGGATAAACCTCAAGATAATAAAGAAGCTTAA
- a CDS encoding N-acetylmuramoyl-L-alanine amidase: MNFKGLVFSAISCFFILASCATKTVPPKTITKVIRDTVIINSKTDQPEMTRAAKLDKYKVTTDYYPSISQDERVRFLVLHYTAINTELSLKVLTQKDVSAHYLVNDYDDKTINLLVDETKRAWHAGVSSWKGLDNINFSSIGIEIVNLGNKGTDAYPNYTPYPDYQIKKVGELTQDIVKRYNISPFNVIGHSDVAPGRKPDPGPLFPWKKLYTDYGVGAWYDDTDKYVFMQQYPWDTTSSVFITQVQTDLKKYGYNVPTNGMIDAQTKNAIVAFQMHFRPEKYDGVVDAETWAILKALNKKYNP, translated from the coding sequence ATGAATTTTAAAGGATTAGTATTTTCGGCAATTTCTTGTTTTTTTATTTTGGCTAGTTGTGCAACTAAAACAGTTCCACCAAAAACAATTACAAAAGTAATTCGTGACACAGTCATTATCAATTCAAAAACAGATCAACCGGAAATGACTCGAGCTGCAAAACTCGACAAGTACAAGGTGACAACAGATTATTATCCATCTATTTCGCAAGATGAACGTGTACGATTTTTAGTGTTACACTACACAGCAATCAACACAGAGTTATCGTTAAAAGTATTGACTCAGAAAGATGTAAGTGCACATTATTTGGTAAATGATTATGATGACAAAACAATTAATCTTTTAGTTGACGAAACAAAACGTGCATGGCATGCAGGTGTTAGTAGTTGGAAAGGATTGGATAATATAAACTTTTCTTCTATTGGTATCGAAATCGTTAATCTTGGAAACAAAGGAACGGATGCTTATCCAAATTACACGCCTTATCCAGATTATCAAATCAAAAAAGTAGGTGAATTGACACAAGATATTGTAAAACGTTATAATATTTCTCCTTTTAATGTAATTGGGCATTCTGATGTTGCGCCAGGAAGAAAACCAGATCCGGGTCCACTTTTCCCTTGGAAAAAATTATATACAGATTACGGTGTTGGTGCTTGGTACGATGATACAGACAAGTATGTATTTATGCAACAATATCCTTGGGATACAACAAGTTCCGTTTTTATCACACAAGTGCAAACTGATCTTAAGAAATATGGGTACAACGTTCCTACAAATGGAATGATAGACGCGCAAACTAAGAATGCGATTGTAGCATTTCAGATGCATTTCCGTCCAGAAAAATACGATGGAGTTGTAGATGCTGAAACTTGGGCAATCTTGAAAGCGTTGAACAAAAAATATAATCCCTAA
- a CDS encoding MBL fold metallo-hydrolase, giving the protein MKVIPLLEGVFHVDAKKEFHYLGDNIDVKNPADGYNLIVRPFLIQIGDENILIDCGFGTEVDCEPIILKKLREYNINPNQITKVLISHLHKDHINGIGNWVGDQFVCNFPEAKIYIQQREYDYAVVQTNNSYNYDRLEKLKSFKNIVWMNDDSGNITDNIKFEVTGGHVPFQQVFWIKENDEIVFYGADNLPQLNYFKYHAAFKNDVDGVKAMEDRLRWEVDAKTEHWKILFYHGKRTDIKQF; this is encoded by the coding sequence ATGAAAGTTATTCCTCTTTTAGAAGGTGTTTTTCATGTTGATGCAAAAAAAGAGTTTCATTATTTAGGTGATAATATTGATGTTAAAAATCCCGCTGACGGATATAATCTTATTGTTCGTCCATTTTTGATACAAATTGGAGATGAAAATATTTTGATTGATTGTGGTTTCGGAACTGAAGTAGATTGTGAACCTATCATTCTAAAAAAATTACGCGAATATAATATTAATCCAAATCAAATTACGAAAGTATTGATTTCGCATTTACATAAAGATCATATCAACGGAATTGGAAATTGGGTAGGGGATCAGTTTGTATGTAACTTTCCTGAAGCAAAAATTTATATTCAACAACGCGAGTATGATTATGCGGTTGTTCAAACAAATAATTCTTATAACTATGATCGTTTAGAAAAGTTGAAATCATTCAAAAATATTGTATGGATGAATGATGATAGTGGAAATATAACGGATAATATCAAATTCGAAGTAACAGGAGGACACGTTCCGTTTCAACAAGTTTTTTGGATCAAAGAAAATGATGAAATTGTATTTTATGGAGCTGACAATCTACCTCAATTAAATTATTTTAAATATCATGCTGCTTTCAAGAATGATGTAGATGGTGTAAAAGCGATGGAAGATCGTTTGCGGTGGGAAGTTGATGCGAAAACAGAACACTGGAAAATACTTTTCTATCACGGAAAAAGAACAGATATAAAACAATTTTAG
- a CDS encoding MFS transporter, which translates to MSETANKKTIWKVIGASSMGTLIEWYDFFIFGSLAVVISTKFFPADNPTAAFLSTLATFAAGFVVRPFGALFFGRLGDIIGRKYTFMATLVLMGGATFLIGCIPSYESIGFIAPLLVLILRLLQGLALGGEYGGAATYVAEHAPDGERGYWTSWIQTTATVGLFVSLLVILLTKTLLSEEQFDLWGWRVPFILSILMVYVSYLIRKNMDESPAFKKAKDEGTTSKNPLKESFGNRYNMKFVLLALFGAVMGQGVVWYTGQFYSMSYMKTVMNVESDQVDSLLGIALLFGTPFFVFFGWLSDKVGRKWVMLIGMIVAVFSYRPIYESMYQTTNLENKEVIAAQTIEKAEIKNVDEKSDSIYTIQKSFTDGTTYKQVTTLHLENGQAKIVDGKVSEIVKKSTHINSGDKWKLVGLIWIQIIFITMVYGPIAAFLVEMFPVKIRYTSMSLPYHVGNGIFGGLLPAVSTYLVTNAKNNGDPQFYLEGLWYPIGIAAVCFIIGAIYISNKDRNVN; encoded by the coding sequence ATGAGCGAAACTGCTAACAAAAAAACAATCTGGAAAGTGATTGGTGCTTCCTCGATGGGAACGCTAATTGAATGGTATGACTTCTTTATTTTTGGAAGTTTAGCTGTTGTAATTTCTACTAAATTTTTCCCTGCTGACAATCCTACAGCTGCCTTTTTATCAACATTAGCAACATTTGCTGCTGGATTTGTTGTACGTCCATTTGGCGCGTTATTCTTTGGTCGATTAGGAGATATTATTGGTCGTAAATATACATTTATGGCAACTTTAGTATTAATGGGAGGAGCAACTTTTTTAATAGGATGTATTCCATCTTACGAATCAATTGGTTTTATCGCACCTTTATTAGTATTAATCTTACGTTTATTACAAGGTTTAGCACTTGGAGGCGAATATGGAGGTGCTGCAACATACGTAGCAGAACACGCACCAGACGGAGAAAGAGGATATTGGACTTCTTGGATACAAACCACTGCAACAGTTGGTTTATTTGTTTCGTTATTGGTTATTTTATTAACGAAAACATTATTATCAGAAGAGCAGTTTGACCTTTGGGGATGGCGAGTTCCATTTATCTTATCAATCTTAATGGTTTACGTTTCATATTTGATTCGTAAAAATATGGACGAATCGCCAGCTTTCAAAAAAGCAAAAGATGAAGGAACAACTTCTAAAAATCCTTTGAAAGAATCTTTCGGGAATCGTTACAATATGAAATTCGTTTTATTAGCACTTTTTGGAGCTGTGATGGGACAAGGAGTTGTGTGGTATACAGGTCAGTTTTACTCGATGAGTTACATGAAAACGGTGATGAATGTAGAATCTGATCAAGTAGATTCTTTGTTAGGAATTGCTTTATTATTTGGTACACCTTTCTTTGTGTTCTTTGGATGGCTGAGTGATAAAGTTGGTCGAAAATGGGTGATGTTAATCGGAATGATTGTCGCTGTATTCTCGTATCGACCAATTTACGAATCAATGTATCAAACAACAAATCTTGAAAATAAAGAAGTAATTGCAGCACAAACAATTGAAAAAGCTGAAATCAAAAATGTTGACGAAAAATCTGATTCTATTTATACAATTCAAAAATCATTTACAGATGGCACGACTTATAAACAAGTTACAACGCTTCATTTAGAAAATGGTCAAGCAAAAATTGTAGATGGAAAAGTAAGTGAAATTGTAAAAAAATCGACACATATTAATAGTGGTGATAAATGGAAATTAGTTGGATTAATTTGGATTCAAATTATTTTTATCACAATGGTTTATGGTCCAATTGCTGCGTTCTTAGTAGAAATGTTCCCTGTTAAAATTAGATATACATCGATGTCTTTGCCTTACCACGTAGGAAACGGAATTTTTGGAGGTCTTTTACCTGCTGTTTCTACTTATTTGGTAACAAATGCCAAAAACAACGGAGATCCACAGTTTTACTTAGAGGGTCTTTGGTATCCTATTGGAATTGCGGCTGTTTGTTTTATCATCGGAGCAATTTATATCAGTAATAAAGACAGAAATGTTAACTAA
- the rpsO gene encoding 30S ribosomal protein S15, which yields MYLTSEVKSELFAKHGKSATDTGSAEGQIALFTYRINHLTGHLKKNHKDFNTERSLVMLVGKRKALLNYLKKKDITRYRAIIAELGLRK from the coding sequence ATGTACTTAACATCAGAAGTAAAAAGCGAATTATTCGCAAAGCATGGTAAATCTGCAACAGATACAGGATCTGCAGAAGGGCAAATCGCATTATTCACTTACAGAATTAACCACTTAACTGGTCACTTGAAAAAAAATCACAAAGATTTTAACACAGAAAGATCATTAGTTATGTTAGTTGGTAAGCGTAAAGCGTTATTAAACTACTTAAAGAAAAAAGATATCACAAGATACCGTGCGATTATCGCTGAATTAGGATTACGTAAGTAA
- a CDS encoding VOC family protein, whose translation MAFKSLRPIIWTKDLQKTTKFYKKLGFKIADQNEDWIWACLQKDDVEIMLAYPNEGADFERANFTGSFYFVVDNVDELWNQVKDDCEVVYEIETFEWDMREFAIYDNNGYILQFGQEIEVTFED comes from the coding sequence ATGGCTTTTAAAAGTTTGCGCCCAATTATTTGGACGAAAGATTTACAAAAAACAACAAAATTCTATAAAAAATTAGGATTTAAGATTGCTGATCAAAATGAAGATTGGATTTGGGCTTGCTTGCAAAAAGACGATGTAGAAATTATGTTGGCTTATCCAAATGAAGGAGCAGATTTTGAACGAGCTAATTTCACAGGTTCTTTTTATTTTGTTGTAGACAACGTAGACGAGTTGTGGAATCAAGTAAAAGATGATTGCGAAGTTGTATATGAAATTGAGACCTTTGAATGGGATATGCGCGAGTTTGCAATCTACGACAACAATGGTTATATCTTACAATTTGGACAAGAAATAGAAGTTACATTCGAAGATTAA
- a CDS encoding S46 family peptidase: MKKFLLSTLLVVMLFPFKVKADEGMWFLMFIERLNHRDMQKQGLQLTSEEIYSINNNSLKDAIVQFGGGCTAEMVSGQGLVLTNHHCGYGAIAELSAPEHDYLKDGFWAKDKAAELKPKSLKVRFFVRMDDVSKRILGVVNDKMSELDREKAINQEIAKIEKENSENGKYVVSVRSFFQGNEYYYFVYQDYEDVRLVGTPPSSIGKYGGDTDNWEWPRHTGDFSMFRVYGDKDGNPAAYSTSNVPLQPKHHLPVSLKGYQPNDFAMILGYPGRTNRWMPAQGVAQNVEYAYPAWVEASKVTMDQMKKYMEQNQKVNIDYASKYAGVANYWKNRDGMIEALKLHGTVAKKTKEEEKFNKWALKGANKAEYGDVVSNLNNYYAKTNLDARHNNYINILLRYSTLASAPYSIGKALENYAAANDAKRDEMRPKIQNAINAYYEKMYLPLEKDLLAAQLNLYASKASEAGLAPYVADLAKQNNKNFTAYVNDAVERSFFADQKQVENFLISPDVEVLKKDPLYVLSNALVERASKQTDEQAKLNDVYSKNFRLLVKGLRESKIGNILYPDANSTLRLTYGSIQNLPKSTNPKRQPDVASNYFTTLEGTVAKHIAGDEEFENPQRLLDLAKAKDYGQYGDKDGYLHVNFLSNNDITGGNSGSPVMNGKGELIGIAFDGNIEAMAGDVIFDPKLQRTISVDIRYVLWVVDKFAGAKHIVDEMTIVK, translated from the coding sequence ATGAAAAAATTTTTATTATCCACGCTTTTAGTGGTTATGCTTTTTCCTTTTAAAGTGAAAGCTGACGAAGGAATGTGGTTTTTGATGTTCATCGAGCGTCTGAATCACCGTGATATGCAAAAACAAGGTTTACAATTAACTTCAGAAGAAATTTATAGTATCAACAATAACTCTTTAAAAGATGCTATTGTACAATTTGGTGGTGGATGTACTGCTGAAATGGTTTCTGGACAAGGTTTAGTTTTGACAAATCACCACTGTGGTTATGGTGCTATTGCTGAATTATCTGCTCCAGAACATGATTACTTAAAAGATGGTTTTTGGGCGAAAGATAAAGCTGCTGAGTTAAAACCAAAAAGCTTAAAAGTACGTTTCTTCGTTCGTATGGATGATGTTTCTAAACGTATTTTAGGTGTTGTAAATGATAAAATGTCTGAGTTAGATCGTGAAAAAGCGATTAACCAAGAGATTGCAAAAATTGAAAAAGAGAACAGTGAAAACGGAAAATATGTTGTTTCTGTTCGTTCATTCTTCCAAGGAAATGAATATTACTATTTTGTTTACCAAGACTATGAGGATGTACGTTTAGTAGGAACACCTCCAAGTTCTATTGGAAAATATGGTGGAGATACAGATAACTGGGAATGGCCACGTCACACAGGAGATTTCTCTATGTTCCGCGTATATGGTGACAAAGATGGAAATCCTGCAGCTTATTCTACAAGCAATGTTCCGTTGCAACCAAAACATCATTTACCAGTTTCTTTAAAAGGATATCAACCAAATGATTTCGCTATGATTTTAGGTTATCCAGGTCGTACAAATCGTTGGATGCCAGCGCAAGGTGTTGCTCAAAATGTAGAGTACGCTTATCCTGCATGGGTTGAAGCTTCTAAAGTGACAATGGATCAAATGAAAAAATATATGGAGCAAAATCAAAAAGTAAATATTGATTATGCTTCTAAATATGCTGGAGTTGCGAACTATTGGAAAAATCGTGATGGAATGATCGAAGCTTTAAAACTTCACGGAACTGTTGCGAAGAAAACAAAAGAAGAAGAAAAATTCAATAAATGGGCTCTAAAAGGAGCAAACAAAGCCGAATATGGTGATGTTGTTTCGAATTTGAATAATTATTATGCGAAAACAAATTTAGATGCTCGTCATAACAATTACATCAACATTTTATTGCGTTACTCAACTTTAGCAAGTGCGCCATATTCTATTGGAAAAGCATTAGAAAACTATGCAGCAGCGAATGATGCAAAACGTGATGAAATGCGTCCGAAAATTCAGAATGCAATCAATGCATATTACGAAAAAATGTATTTACCTTTAGAAAAAGATTTATTGGCTGCTCAATTAAATCTTTATGCTTCTAAAGCGAGCGAAGCTGGTTTAGCGCCTTATGTTGCTGATTTAGCGAAGCAAAATAACAAGAACTTTACAGCTTATGTAAATGATGCTGTTGAAAGAAGTTTCTTCGCTGATCAAAAACAAGTTGAGAATTTCTTAATTTCTCCAGATGTAGAAGTCTTGAAAAAAGATCCTTTATATGTTTTGTCAAATGCTTTAGTAGAAAGAGCTTCTAAGCAAACTGATGAACAAGCAAAATTGAATGATGTTTATTCTAAAAACTTCCGTTTATTGGTAAAAGGTTTACGTGAGTCTAAAATCGGAAATATTTTATATCCAGATGCTAACTCTACGTTACGTTTAACTTACGGTTCTATTCAAAATTTACCAAAAAGTACAAATCCAAAACGTCAACCAGATGTTGCTTCTAACTATTTCACAACATTAGAAGGTACAGTTGCAAAACACATCGCAGGTGACGAAGAGTTCGAAAATCCACAACGTTTATTAGATTTAGCGAAAGCGAAAGATTATGGACAATATGGAGATAAAGATGGATATTTACACGTAAATTTCTTATCAAACAATGATATTACAGGAGGTAACTCTGGTTCTCCGGTAATGAATGGTAAAGGTGAATTAATCGGTATTGCATTCGACGGAAACATTGAAGCAATGGCTGGTGACGTTATCTTTGATCCTAAATTACAACGTACGATTTCTGTAGATATTCGTTATGTTTTATGGGTTGTTGATAAATTTGCTGGAGCAAAACACATCGTTGATGAAATGACAATTGTAAAATAA
- a CDS encoding pentapeptide repeat-containing protein — MDYHFEEKFEQINFSENQNISGEYENCEFINCDLNGLDLSDIKFIQCQFIECNLSNVTLENTSFQQVEFMNCKMIGFNLENSNKFGLSISFENCTLNDSSFYELPLKKTKFSNCSLQNVEFSFADLSQAYFMNCNLAHTIFYQTNLKQANFKTAYNFTINPNDNQLKGAQFSKENCVGLLDYLRITIN, encoded by the coding sequence ATGGATTATCATTTCGAAGAAAAATTTGAACAAATTAATTTCTCAGAAAATCAAAATATATCTGGTGAATACGAGAATTGCGAGTTTATAAATTGTGATTTGAATGGATTAGATTTAAGCGATATCAAATTTATTCAATGTCAATTTATCGAATGTAATTTGAGTAATGTAACTTTAGAAAACACAAGCTTTCAGCAAGTTGAGTTTATGAATTGTAAAATGATAGGTTTTAATCTCGAAAATTCGAACAAATTTGGGTTAAGCATTTCATTTGAAAATTGTACGTTAAACGACTCATCTTTTTATGAATTACCGCTAAAAAAGACAAAGTTTAGCAATTGTTCTTTACAAAATGTAGAATTTTCTTTCGCAGATCTTAGTCAAGCTTATTTTATGAATTGTAATTTGGCTCACACCATTTTCTATCAGACCAATTTAAAGCAAGCCAACTTCAAAACGGCTTATAATTTCACGATAAATCCGAATGATAATCAATTGAAAGGCGCGCAGTTTTCCAAAGAAAATTGTGTTGGATTATTAGATTATCTTAGAATTACAATAAATTAA
- a CDS encoding DUF6814 family protein: METIKKILGIVWIALSLVLAYFCIMEFGIPKLSSGSQDDLVFGIIILFVLTPIIVIGMALFGYYALLGEYSEEKM, translated from the coding sequence ATGGAAACAATTAAAAAAATATTAGGAATCGTTTGGATCGCATTATCACTTGTTTTAGCCTACTTTTGTATCATGGAATTTGGAATTCCAAAATTATCATCAGGTTCGCAAGATGATTTAGTATTCGGAATTATTATTCTATTTGTCCTTACACCAATTATAGTTATTGGAATGGCACTTTTTGGATATTATGCTTTACTCGGCGAATATAGCGAAGAAAAAATGTAA
- a CDS encoding mechanosensitive ion channel family protein has product MNIGLNFSLLESLYQEMVLVFPKVVGGIIFIILSYILLRLILILTKYILKLSKIDKLKKALNNNEALKNSSIEVDPSKIILQFVRLFIILLIIIIGSDIFGLTVVSNQIGRIVDYLPQFFSAVLIFAGGFYLANYIKTFLRSLIKSIDLNGANIISNIIFYIILIFTIVTSLNQAGVNTDLITNNLSLILGSVFLTLAIAFGLGSKDVIYRLLLSFYTNRNFEIGQRIIIEDDVQGVIIAINNICMTIQTADEKVVYPIKIITNKRIRIIED; this is encoded by the coding sequence ATGAATATAGGTTTAAATTTTAGCTTGTTAGAAAGTTTATATCAAGAAATGGTACTCGTTTTTCCTAAAGTTGTAGGAGGTATTATATTCATTATCCTGTCATATATCTTGCTAAGATTGATTCTAATATTGACCAAGTACATATTGAAATTATCTAAAATAGATAAATTAAAAAAAGCATTAAATAATAATGAAGCATTAAAAAATTCGTCAATAGAAGTCGATCCATCTAAGATTATATTACAATTTGTAAGATTGTTTATCATCTTATTGATTATTATTATTGGCTCAGATATTTTTGGTTTAACAGTTGTTTCTAACCAAATAGGAAGAATTGTAGATTATCTTCCACAATTTTTTAGTGCAGTATTGATATTTGCTGGAGGGTTTTATTTAGCTAACTATATCAAAACTTTTTTGAGAAGTTTAATAAAATCAATTGATTTAAACGGAGCAAATATTATTAGCAATATCATTTTTTATATCATTTTGATATTTACAATTGTTACTTCATTAAATCAAGCTGGAGTTAATACAGATTTAATTACGAATAATTTATCCTTAATCTTAGGGTCGGTGTTCTTGACATTAGCCATCGCGTTTGGATTAGGATCAAAAGACGTTATTTACAGATTATTATTGTCCTTTTATACCAATAGAAATTTTGAAATTGGACAAAGAATTATCATCGAAGATGATGTACAAGGTGTGATAATTGCTATTAACAATATATGTATGACAATACAAACTGCGGACGAAAAAGTAGTTTATCCGATTAAAATAATAACAAATAAAAGAATACGAATTATAGAAGATTAA